A stretch of DNA from Mycobacterium senriense:
TGGCAGGTGTCGAATTCTGGGCGTGCGCGGCCGATGCCGGCCGCATCGATCCGTGACCTCGTGGCGGTGAACCCGCCGGGTCGTCAGATCGGCGAGGCCGTCGCGGCGCGGAGCGCCGCGAGAAAGGACCGCTAATGGCACGCGGATTCTCCGGCGTGATGCTGCGCAGCTTCGGCGCGCGCGACCACACCGCAACGGTGATCGAAACCGTCCGGATCGCTCCGCATTTCGTGCGGGTGCGCATGACGTCGCCGACACTGTTCGAAGACGTCGATGCCGAACCTGCTGCGTGGCTGCGGTTCTGGTTCCCGGACCCGGACGGATCGAAAACGGAATTCCAGCGCGCCTACACGATCTCGGAGGCAGACGTCCCCGCCGGACGTTTCGCGGTCGACATCGTGCTGCATGATCCCGCCGGCCCGGCGTCGTCATGGGCGCGCACCGTGCGGCCCGGGGCGACGATCGCGGTCATGGCCCTGATGGGCTCGTCGCGATTCGACGTGCCCGACGAGCAGCCGGCCGGTTACCTGCTGATCGGCGACTCGGCGTCCATCCCGGGGATGAACGGGATCATCGGCGTCGTCCCCGACGACGTCCCGATCGAGATGTACCTCGAACAGCACGACGACAACGACACCTTGATCCCGGTTGCGCCGCATCCCCGGCTTCGATTGCACTGGGTCATCCGCCACGACGAGAAATCGCTGGCCGCCGCCATCGAGAGTCGGGACTGGTCGAATTGGTACGCGTGGGCGACGCCCGAGGCGACGACGCTCAAGCAGGTGCGAGCGCGGCTGCGCGACGAGTTCGGATTTCCCAAATCCGAGGTACACGCCCAGGCTTACTGGAGCGCCGGCCGCGCGATGGGCACCCGCCGCGGCGACGAACCGGCGGTATCCGGCAGCGCCGCGCCCAGCGTTTCCACGGAAGACATTGCGGCGCAACTGGAGTCGGCCGCGCAGATATCCGACGCGGACCCCGCCCCTCTAGCACGCGGGAACTGGCGCGCGCAGGGCGCCGGCCGGCTGCTCGCGCCGCTGCGGTCGGCGCTGATCGTCTCGGGCGTGCTGCAGGCGGTGATCACGCTGGTGCAACTGGCGCCGTTCGTGTTGCTGGTCGAGCTGGCGCGGCTGCTGGTTTCCGGGGCGCCCGCGTCCCGGCTGTGGGATATCGGCATCGCCGCGGTGTCGCTGCTGGGCCTGGGCGCGTTGCTCGGTGCCGCGCTCACTCTCTGGCTCCACGTCGTCGACGCCCGGTTCGCGCGCGATCTGCGATCACGACTGTTGCACAAGCTGTCTCGGCTGCCCCTGGGCTGGTTCAGCGCACGCGGCTCGGGGTCGATCAAACAACTGCTGCAGGACGACACGCTGTCGTTGCACTACCTCGTCACCCACGCCATCCCGGACGCGGTGGCCGCGGGCGTCGCACCGGTCGCGGTGCTGGTCTATCTGTTCGCCGTCGACTGGCGGGTGGCGCTGGTGTTGTTCCTTCCCGTCCTGGTTTACCTGGTGCTGACGTCGTCGCTGACGATTCAGTCGGGCCCGCGCATCCCGCAGTCGCAGCGCTGGGCGGAGACGATGAACGGCGAGGCCGGCGCATACCTGGAAGGCCAGCCGGTGATCCGCGTCTTCGGCGGTGCGGCCGCATCCAGCTTCCGGCGCCGCCTGGACGAATACGTCGGCTTCCTGGTCGCCTGGCAGCGCCCGCTGGCCGGCAAGAAGACCTTCATGGACCTGGTCACCCGTCCCGCCACCTTCCTCTGGCTCATCGCGGTCATGGGGACTCTGCTGGTGGTCACCGGCCGGATGAATCCGGTGGATCTGCTGCCGTTCTTGTTGCTGGGCACCACCTTCGGCGCACGTCTGCTCGGCATCGCCTACGGCCTCGGCGGCATCCGCGCCGGCATGTTGGCCGCGCGGCGCCTGCAGAACACGCTCGACGAGGCGGACCTCGCGGTGCGAGACCAGGACGAAGCCCACCGGGATCCGGCGGGCACGGTGGTGTTCGACAACGTCGGCTTCGGCTACCGCCCCGACGTTCCCGTCATCCATGACGTGTCGCTGACCTTGCGGCCCGGCACGGTCACCGCGCTGGTCGGCCCCTCCGGATCCGGCAAGTCGACGCTGGCCGCCTTGCTGGCCCGGTTCCACGACGTCGGACAGGGTGCGATACGCGTTGGGGGACAGGATATTCGGTCGATGACCGCCGACCAGCTCTATGCTCAGGTCGGATTCGTGCTGCAGGAAACGCAATTGGTGCACGGCACCGTCGCGGAAAACATCGCGCTGGCCGTCCCGGATGCCACCACGGCGCAAATCGAACAGGCGGCCCGCGAGGCGCAGATCCACGACCGCATCATGCGACTGCCGGACGGCTACGACACCATGCTCGGCGCCGGAAGCGGGCTCTCCGGCGGTGAGCGCCAACGACTCACCATCGCCCGCGCGATCCTGGCCGACACCCCGGTGCTCATCCTCGACGAGGCCACCGCCTTCGCCGACCCCGAATCGGAATACCTTGTGCAGCAAGCGCTCAACCGCCTGACTCAGGACCGCACCGTGCTGGTGATCGCGCATCGATTGCACACGATCACCCGCGCCCACCAGATCATCGTGCTCGACCACGGCCGCATCGTCGAACGCGGCACCCACGACGAGTTGCTGACCGCCGACGGCCGGTACCGGCGGCTGTGGGAGGGCGCCCGCCGTGACCAGGTGGCCGCCGGCACGACGGGCGAGGGGGCACGATGATTCGCACGTGGTTGAGTTTGGTTCCGGCGGATCGCCGCAACCAGGTCATCACCTACACGGTGCTGGCATTGATCTCCGTGGTGGTGCGCGCGGTGGCCACCGTGCTGTTGGTCCCCCTGGTGGGGGCGTTGTTCAGCGACCAGCCGCAGCGTGCCCTGGTCTGGCTGGGCTGGCTGACCGCGGCGACCGTGACCGGCTGGGTGATCGACACCGCAACCGCGCGTATCGGTTTCAACCTGGGCTTCGCGGTGCTGGATCACAGCCAGCACGACGTGGCGGATCGGCTGCCCGGCGTGCGGCTGGAATGGTTCACCGCCGAGCACACCGCGACCGCGCGGCAGGCGATCGCGGCCACCGGACCCGAACTCGTCGGCCTCGTCGTCAACCTGCTCACGCCGTTGATCTCCGCCATCCTGCTGCCCGCCGCCATCGCGGTGGTCCTGCTTCCGGTTTCCTGGCAACTGGGGCTCGCCGCGCTGGGTGGCCTGCCGCTGCTGTTGGGCGCGCTGTGGGCATCGGCCCGCTTGGCGCGGCGCGCCGATGCCGCGGCCGCCGACGCCAATAGCGCGCTTACCGAACGGATCATCGAGTTCGCCCGCACCCAGCAGGCGCTGCGGGCCGCGCGGCGCGTCGAGCCGGCGAGGAGCCTGGTCGGCGATGCGCTGGCCGCCCAACACGGCGCCACCATGCGCTTGCTCTCCATGCAGGTCCCCGGGCAGCTGCTGTTCAGCCTCGCCAGCCAGCTTGCGCTGATCCTGCTGGCCGGGGCGACCACCGCGCTGACCGTGAACGGAACGCTCACGGTGGCGGAGGCGATCGCGCTGATCGTCGTCATCGTGCGCTACCTGGAACCGTTCACCACGATCAGCGAGCTGGCGCCGGCGCTGGAGAGCACCCGCGCCACGCTCGACAACATCCGTTCGGTGCTCACCGCGCCGCTGATGAATGCCGGTAACGGCACGCTGCCGGGTGCCACGGCGCCCCGTATCGAGTTCGACGATGTCGTGTTCCGCTACGACGGCGCGAGTGCGCCGGTGCTCGACGGGGTGAGTTTCGCGATGGAGCCGGGCAGCACGACGGCGATCGTCGGACCGTCCGGTTCGGGTAAGAGCACCATCCTGGCGCTGATCGCCGGGCTGCACGAGCCCACCGGCGGCCGCGTGCTGATCGACGGGGTCGACGCGGCGACGCTGGACGGAGACGCCCGTCGGGCGGCGAGCAGCGTGGTGTTCCAGCATCCCTACCTGTTCCACGGGTCGATCCGCGACAACGTGTTCGCCGGGGATCCCGGCGCCGGTGCTGATCGGTTCGCGCGGGCGGTGGCTCTCGCGCGTGTCGACGAGCTCGTCGGGCGGCTGCCCGACGGCGCCGACACCGTGGTGGGCGAGGCCGGCTCGGCACTGTCCGGCGGTGAGCGGCAACGGGTCAGCATCGCCCGCGCGTTGCTCAAGCCCGCACCGATACTGCTGGTAGACGAGGCGACCAGCGCGCTGGACACCGAGAACGAGGCCGCGGTGGTCGACGCGCTGACCGCCGATCCGCAATCGCGCACCCAGGTGATCGTCGCGCATCGGCTGGCCAGCATCAGTCACGCCGACCGCGTCCTGTTCCTCGACAGCGGCCGCGTTGTCGAGGAGGGAACGGTTGACGAATTGCTCGCTGCGGGCGGCCGTTTCGACGATTTCTGGCGGCAGCAGCACGAAGCCGCCGAATGGCGGATTCTGGCCGACTAGCGCGCCGCGGTTGACCGCAACTCTTGCGGTATGCCTTACAGTTTGTCAGTCGGACTGAGCTGTCTGCGTACAGGAGGCGT
This window harbors:
- a CDS encoding ABC transporter ATP-binding protein, which encodes MIRTWLSLVPADRRNQVITYTVLALISVVVRAVATVLLVPLVGALFSDQPQRALVWLGWLTAATVTGWVIDTATARIGFNLGFAVLDHSQHDVADRLPGVRLEWFTAEHTATARQAIAATGPELVGLVVNLLTPLISAILLPAAIAVVLLPVSWQLGLAALGGLPLLLGALWASARLARRADAAAADANSALTERIIEFARTQQALRAARRVEPARSLVGDALAAQHGATMRLLSMQVPGQLLFSLASQLALILLAGATTALTVNGTLTVAEAIALIVVIVRYLEPFTTISELAPALESTRATLDNIRSVLTAPLMNAGNGTLPGATAPRIEFDDVVFRYDGASAPVLDGVSFAMEPGSTTAIVGPSGSGKSTILALIAGLHEPTGGRVLIDGVDAATLDGDARRAASSVVFQHPYLFHGSIRDNVFAGDPGAGADRFARAVALARVDELVGRLPDGADTVVGEAGSALSGGERQRVSIARALLKPAPILLVDEATSALDTENEAAVVDALTADPQSRTQVIVAHRLASISHADRVLFLDSGRVVEEGTVDELLAAGGRFDDFWRQQHEAAEWRILAD
- a CDS encoding ABC transporter ATP-binding protein/permease, which translates into the protein MARGFSGVMLRSFGARDHTATVIETVRIAPHFVRVRMTSPTLFEDVDAEPAAWLRFWFPDPDGSKTEFQRAYTISEADVPAGRFAVDIVLHDPAGPASSWARTVRPGATIAVMALMGSSRFDVPDEQPAGYLLIGDSASIPGMNGIIGVVPDDVPIEMYLEQHDDNDTLIPVAPHPRLRLHWVIRHDEKSLAAAIESRDWSNWYAWATPEATTLKQVRARLRDEFGFPKSEVHAQAYWSAGRAMGTRRGDEPAVSGSAAPSVSTEDIAAQLESAAQISDADPAPLARGNWRAQGAGRLLAPLRSALIVSGVLQAVITLVQLAPFVLLVELARLLVSGAPASRLWDIGIAAVSLLGLGALLGAALTLWLHVVDARFARDLRSRLLHKLSRLPLGWFSARGSGSIKQLLQDDTLSLHYLVTHAIPDAVAAGVAPVAVLVYLFAVDWRVALVLFLPVLVYLVLTSSLTIQSGPRIPQSQRWAETMNGEAGAYLEGQPVIRVFGGAAASSFRRRLDEYVGFLVAWQRPLAGKKTFMDLVTRPATFLWLIAVMGTLLVVTGRMNPVDLLPFLLLGTTFGARLLGIAYGLGGIRAGMLAARRLQNTLDEADLAVRDQDEAHRDPAGTVVFDNVGFGYRPDVPVIHDVSLTLRPGTVTALVGPSGSGKSTLAALLARFHDVGQGAIRVGGQDIRSMTADQLYAQVGFVLQETQLVHGTVAENIALAVPDATTAQIEQAAREAQIHDRIMRLPDGYDTMLGAGSGLSGGERQRLTIARAILADTPVLILDEATAFADPESEYLVQQALNRLTQDRTVLVIAHRLHTITRAHQIIVLDHGRIVERGTHDELLTADGRYRRLWEGARRDQVAAGTTGEGAR